One genomic window of Quercus robur chromosome 6, dhQueRobu3.1, whole genome shotgun sequence includes the following:
- the LOC126688479 gene encoding protein transport protein Sec24-like At4g32640 yields MAAFAPPGAPRPNSNNNDPSQQPPHNYNPNLNPNSLAANFNNLNLNRPPPNSAPRPSPFGQAPHFPSSAPPPGVPSGSPPFSRPGPPPAAFARPPQQPTLPPNAAPVRPTGPPIGHPSSPFASRPPPASFPSSMAGNVPPAYGAPSGPVVSSPSPPPGSRPNYASPPFATSPVMPQPRSSAPTGFVSNGPPAFSSGVLPGGPRFPPAGNVQQPPVGPPSAMGFAGAPPQAPSMRSLLGSPALAQPGPPVQPASPFSASVQGVPPPPGSYGAPAWQMQPGQATPPLPMPGSAQPPRMFGMPPHPLPNQSMTSIPPMGQTGAPASATSKIDPNQIPRPIPSSSAIMYETRQGNQANPPPPATSDYIVRDTGNCSPRYMRCTISQIPCTGDLLTTSGMQLALLVQPLALPHPSEEPIQVVDFGEIGPVRCSRCKAYINPFMKFIDQGRRFICNFCGFTDETPRDYHCNLGPDGRRRDADERPELCRGTVEFAATKEYMVRDPMPAVYFFLIDVSMNAIQTGATAAACSAISQVISDLPEGPRTMVGIATFDSTIHFYNLKRALQQPLMLIVPDVQDVYTPLQTDVVVQLSECRQHLELLLESIPTMFQNNRTAESAFGAAVQAAFLAIKSTGGKLLVFQSVLPSTGIGALSVREAEGRTNISAGEKEAHKLLQPADKTLRTMAIEFAEYQVCVDVFITTQSYLDVASISVIPRTTGGQVYYYYPFSALSDPAKLYNDLRWNVTRPQGFEAVMRVRCSQGIQVQDYHGNFCKRIPTDVDLPGIDCDKTIMVSLKHDDKLQDGSECAFQCALLYTTVYGQRRIRVTTLSLPCTNMLSNLFRSADLDTQFACFLKQAASKIPSTPLLQVREQVTNLCISVLLSYRKFCATVTSSGQLILPEALKLLPLYTLALMKSTGLRNDGRIDERSIWINYVSALSTPLAIPLVYPRMVAIHNLGSKDEDESLVPPVIPLSSEHVSDEGIYLLENGEDCLIYIGNLVDSNILQQLFNISPSDEIPTQFVLQQYDNPLSKKLNDLVNEIRRQRCSYLRMKLCKKGDPSGTLFFSYLVEDKSPSGPSYVEFLVHVHREIQVKMSS; encoded by the exons ATGGCAGCTTTTGCCCCTCCTGGGGCACCTAGGCCCAACAGCAATAACAATGACCCATCACAACAACCACCCCATAATTACAACCCCAATTTGAATCCAAATTCGTTAGCTGCTAATTTCAATAATTTGAATCTCAATCGACCTCCTCCAAATTCGGCTCCTAGGCCTTCCCCTTTTGGCCAAGCACCCCATTTCCCTTCATCGGCCCCACCCCCGGGGGTCCCATCCGGGTCCCCACCCTTTTCTCGGCCTGGCCCACCACCTGCTGCCTTTGCTCGACCACCCCAACAACCCACATTGCCCCCTAATGCCGCCCCAGTTAGACCCACTGGGCCACCCATTGGCCACCCCTCCTCACCTTTTGCGTCCAGACCCCCTCCTGCTTCTTTCCCATCCTCCATGGCTGGTAATGTACCGCCTGCTTATGGGGCACCTAGTGGTCCGGTTGTTTCTTCACCGTCACCACCACCGGGTTCTCGTCCAAATTATGCCTCTCCACCTTTTGCTACTAGTCCGGTCATGCCTCAGCCTCGTTCAAGTGCACCGACTGGTTTTGTGAGTAATGGGCCACCGGCATTCTCCTCGGGGGTTTTGCCAGGTGGGCCTCGGTTTCCTCCTGCTGGTAATGTACAACAACCACCTGTTGGACCTCCATCGGCAATGGGGTTTGCTGGGGCTCCTCCTCAGGCTCCAAGCATGCGATCTCTTTTGGGTAGTCCAGCGCTTGCTCAGCCTGGTCCTCCTGTACAACCAGCGTCACCATTTTCAGCTTCAGTTCAAGGTGTACCTCCACCGCCAGGTTCTTATGGGGCACCGGCATGGCAGATGCAACCCGGTCAG GCAACTCCACCTCTACCAATGCCTGGTTCTGCACAACCGCCTAGAATGTTTGGAATGCCACCACATCCTCTACCAAATCAATCTATGACTTCCATACCTCCAATGGGTCAAACTGGAGCCCCTGCATCAGCTACATCAAAGATTGATCCCAATCAAATTCCACGGCCTATTCCAAGTTCTTCTGCCATTATGTATGAAACTCGTCAGGGCAATCAGGCCAATCCTCCTCCG CCTGCTACAAGTGATTACATTGTCAGAGATACTGGGAATTGTAGTCCACGCTACATGAGGTGCACCATCAGTCAG ATTCCATGCACTGGTGACCTTTTGACAACATCAGGGATGCAGTTAGCTTTGTTGGTCCAACCTTTGGCCCTTCCTCATCCATCTGAGGAGCCTATCCAA GTTGTAGATTTTGGGGAAATCGGTCCTGTTCGATGTTCTCGCTGCAAAGCCTACATAAATCCTTTCATGAAGTTCATTGATCAGGGAAGGCGGTTCATCTGTAACTTCTGTG GATTTACTGATGAGACCCCCCGTGACTACCACTGCAACCTGGGTCCAGATGGTAGGCGTAGAGATGCTGATGAAAGGCCTGAGCTATGTAGAGGAACAGTTGAATTTGCGGCCACCAAAGAGTATATG GTGCGTGATCCCATGCCAGCTGTTTATTTCTTCCTCATTGATGTATCGATGAATGCCATACAAACTGGTGCAACCGCTGCAGCTTGCAGTgcaattagtcaagttatttcTGATCTTCCT GAAGGCCCTCGGACGATGGTTGGAATTGCGACATTTGACTCCACGATccatttttacaatttaaaacgTGCATTGCAGCAG CCATTAATGCTCATTGTTCCTGATGTACAAGATGTTTATACTCCTCTGCAGACTGATGTTGTTGTTCAGCTTTCTGAG TGCCGTCAACATTTAGAGCTATTACTGGAAAGCATTCCAACCATGTTTCAGAATAACAGAACTGCTGAATCAGCCTTTGGTGCTGCAGTCCAG GCTGCTTTCTTGGCAATAAAGAGTACTGGAGGGAAACTTTTGGTGTTTCAATCAG TATTGCCATCAACTGGCATTGGGGCACTTTCTGTTAGAGAGGCTGAAGGGCGAACTAATATTTCTGCAGGGGAGAAG GAAGCCCATAAATTACTCCAACCAGCAGACAAAACTTTAAGGACAATGGCGATTGAATTTGCTGAATATCAG GTCTGCGTTGATGTATTTATAACTACCCAGAGTTATCTAGACGTAGCTTCTATCTCTGTTATCCCAAGAACTACTGGAGGACAG GTTTATTACTATTACCCATTCTCGGCTCTTTCGGATCCTGCAAAGCTGTACAATGATCTTAGATGGAATGTCACAAGGCCTCAAGGTTTTGAGGCAGTGATGCGTGTGAGATGCAGTCAG GGTATTCAAGTTCAAGATTACCATGGAAACTTTTGCAAACGCATCCCAACTGATGTTGACCTACCTGGG ATTGACTGTGACAAAACTATAATGGTAAGCTTAAAACATGATGATAAGTTGCAGGATGGCTCAGAATGTGCTTTTCAG tGTGCCCTTCTTTACACCACTGTTTATGGCCAAAGAAGAATTCGAGTTACAACTTTATCTCTACCGTGCACCAATATGCTAAGTAATCTTTTCCGCTCGGCTGACTTGGACACTCAATTTGCTTGTTTCTTGAAACAAG CGGCAAGTAAAATTCCTTCCACTCCTCTCCTGCAAGTCCGGGAACAAGTGACAAATCTTTGCATCAGCGTTCTGCTTTCTTATCGTAAATTTTGTGCCACAGTCACATCATCTGGACAGCTTATTCTTCCAGAGGCACTTAAGCTTCTGCCTCTATACACCCTCG cATTAATGAAAAGTACAGGGCTGCGGAATGATGGGAGAATAGATGAGCGGTCTATTTGGATCAATTATGTTTCTGCTCTCTCTACTCCTTTGGCAATTCCACTGGTGTATCCCAGAATGGTGGCTATTCATAACCTTGGTTCGAAG GATGAGGATGAATCACTTGTTCCTCCTGTGATTCCGCTTTCTAGTGAGCATGTTAGTGACGAGGGAATTTATCTTCTTGAGAATGGTGAGGACTGCTTGATCTATATTGGGAACTTGGTGGATTCAAATATCTTGCAACAACTGTTCAACATCTCCCCATCTGATGAAATTCCTACTCAG